In Tachysurus fulvidraco isolate hzauxx_2018 chromosome 1, HZAU_PFXX_2.0, whole genome shotgun sequence, a single window of DNA contains:
- the LOC125138401 gene encoding C-C motif chemokine 3-like: protein MSSHSLLLVLLVLACLQSFTMAQNGNEPEEYHCCTSFLIQPIPVRVITAYAVTELQCTKPGVIFTLQDGRHVCADPSFKWVKIHMDRIEERLFNSLNKPTESSNP, encoded by the exons ATGAGCTCTCATTCTCTCCTGTTGGTTCTGCTGGTTCTCGCCTGCCTTCAGTCCTTCACAATGGCCCAGA aTGGAAATGAACCAGAAGAGTACCACTGCTGTACCAGCTTTCTGATACAACCAATCCCTGTAAGAGTCATTACAGCTTATGCAGTAACAGAGCTTCAGTGTACAAAACCTGGAGTCAT CTTTACTCTACAGGACGGTCGTCATGTGTGTGCAGATCCCAGCTTCAAGTGGGTGAAGATTCACATGGACAGAATTGAGGAGCGTCTGTTTAACAGTCTGAACAAACCTACAGAGAGTTCAAATCCTTAA